The following DNA comes from Dermacentor andersoni chromosome 2, qqDerAnde1_hic_scaffold, whole genome shotgun sequence.
AGCGGCAAGCTTCCGGTCACGGTTAGGTAATACCTCCCGTATGCTCTGCAATGTAGcttcattcttctgtaaattcccttctcgtgatcagggtgcCTTAATTGTGAGTAATAATCTATATAAACATACTCCTGCAAATATGTTAGACGCTGAGTGCCAATTATGAGTTCTCGTTCTCTTTCCGGGCTagtgaacattacctttgtcttctgcatattcattTTCAATTCAACTCTTGCGCTTTTTCGGCTAAAGTCCTCAATTATTTCTTGCAAGCTAtctccagcgttgctgaacaggacaatgtcatctgcaaaccgcagGTTGCTTAGTCATTCGTCATTTATCCTCACTCCTAATTCTTCCCAGCCTAATAGCTTGAATAAACATAAacacttctaagcacgcagtgaaaagCATTGTATTGATTGTGTCTGATTGCCTGATCCCCTTCTTGATCGGTATTTTGCCACTTTTCTTTTGAAGAAGAAAGGTAGCTTCGGAATGTTTATAGATATGTGCTAAGATACTTATGTATGCTTACTGTGCTTCTTTACAACGATATGCTTCCATTACTGCTGTATTTCTACTGGATTGATCGATTATCTGTGAAAGCTATACAGGCTGTCGGAGCTATCATGCATCAAAATattaagatatgcaaatgccacgtagctggacagaaccaaggtaatgttgcttgcgaTCGCTtaaagatactcagattatttttttgcattccgcgtaattacgtaattagtcgTATTTAAGTAATCAACTTCTCGAGTATCATAACTTGATGgacagtgtcaatgagaaaattgtagagcaatacgagaaacttccaatacagctctttgttgttcaatacgtgctacgtataagtgtttttccgagtgtgacagaagcccgcgaatacacgcaaaattgccgcgcgactggccgctcgaaagAGATGGCACGCACCAAGATGCTATAGATATGCTGAATGGCGGCTTCCCTAGGCATAGCCGAAAGCTGCagtaaaataaatgtaaacaaaAAGGGCTATATAAATTTAGAGACTTTCGAAATAAACCTAACATTTTATACTGACTGCTGCATACGATGGCGGATGGCACACGAGTACAGGAAAGTACTCAAGGACAAGACCTGACAGTATTGCGAGCACAAACATAATTGTTCGCTGTGTCAGCGTTAAGCTGGAGTGCCTTACTACGTAAACTGAACGCCGGGCTGGTTGGCGTTGATTCAGCCTTAACTGCAGCGCGACATGAAGACAAAGGGAAGAAAAGTGTGTAAATTGGCTTCGTTTCACTTCGAATACACAGTTGTTCACTTCGTTTCTGTCCTTTGCCTTTATGTCGCGCTGCAGTTAATGTGAGTGCTTTACTGCACTCTCAGATTCGTGGTTGCCAGTACGGCTGCTTGACCATAAGCGCCTCTCCTGGAGTGCCAACGATGACTACCTCGCATGACGGAGACTGTGCATGGACGCACGTTGTTCGTGTTTTCGCTTGCGTATAGTCGGGGATGCGCATTCCTTCCATCGTACAGACGGATATGGCAGGTATAATACATGAGAAAATATGGCGTTAACCTTACGTATTTATAACTGTGGTTTCAATGACGCATTTGTCTACAAGTTACAGCACGCGTCACTAAAGTTGCACGAAGCAATAGAAAGGAGAGGGAACGAACGGGTTttgcctcttttcttttcttttaatttttcagtcactttctttttctttttttcttcagcagCGCAATTTTTCGTCATGATCAAAAATACGCTTCTCTGCTGCGGACACGCATTTTTCCTGTTTGTGAACTAGTGCCATACATTTTCAGGTGTCGATGCGCCATCTGTATACATGTCACTTAGTTGGAAAAAATAATAACTAAGAAAAATTGAATATGCATAGCACGAATAGCACGTTATTGCTACAGACATATGGTTCGGTTATTTAACAACTGACAGCTTacaaatgcatttttcttttaaagcCTAGACGCCCATTAAATTTCACGTTTTCAGACACAATCACTTGTATATGGCCATCTGAGGCAAGCGGTCGGCTGCGCTGTATGTCGGTAAACTGATTCGCGTACTTCGTAGCATCTTTATCAGTTGGCGTGAGTCAACGCCCCTGTAAATTTaattgcaccagcattttttgcatttcatctCCACCCGAACATGGCAGCAGCGACCGGGAATTATACCCGCTACCTCAAATCACATGCGCCTTCTTGTCATCAGCAGTGTACCACATCCACGGTGCCACCACGAACATGCATGGAAAGATGCACCGCAGCTGTGCGCAGCACACTACACATGCCACAGATTCCGTGCGCGGCACCAAGTTGAAAAGCAGTGAATTACGCAATAACAATAACGGTTGCAGCGGCTACCCCGTAATACGTGACCGAAGATGATGCAGAAAGGCAGGGCGGCGGTATAGTCTGCAGGTGTATTCACGTGACGTCAAGGATCACCATGCCGGTGCACCAGCATGGCGGTTACGATGACGTCGCCAGCGCAAGCCGTCTCTACAGGTgtattcacgtgacgtcacgtacAGCATATTGTTGCCCAATTCGCAGCTTCCGCACGATAAAGTTTATCGACAAACATCAACCACGTGATCGCACTGACGTCGTGTTCGAAACTGCTACAAAATCCAACGCCGAAGAGTCGTGCACGTCAGAGTGGCAAGCGGCCGACAAGAAACACGACACGCGCGTTTATGCACCAGCGGTAAGCAACTACTCGAACGGCTCGGACATGTCTGTTCACCAAGGCACTGCGACGCTTTGGCTGCTGCTGACTTTCCTCGGAGGTAGGCGTATCCGCTACATTACCAAGCGTGTTACCACCTTTTTCGAGCGTTTCACTGTGAACATGTTGCTTttatccttgttttttttttttatttctagccATAGCGTCCGGGAAGAATGCATCATTAACCAGCCCTCCTGTTCACAACGCAACGATGACTGTAGTCCCTAAACTTACCACCAGCTTCAGGGCTCCTTCGCGCTCCTATCCGGCCACTGCAACTGGTGCAGGCGTGACTGCGACTCCAACTGTCTCTTCAAAAAGTAGCCAAGGCGCAAAACGTACCGCGCCCCCACTTGTGGTCACAACCACGCCGCATACTGCCACTCGGGAGACTCAAGAGGCAGCGTCCGTGGAAACATTCGTGATGCCGTCAGTGGAAGGCCTGGTCAAGGGGGAAATTCGCTCGTCAATAGAGAGCGGGGCCACTCCTGCCGGAGACGTCGCTGTTCGCACGCCCGCGCTGGCCTCTGCAGTCTCCTTCGCCGATGCCACGTCTGAAACAAGCACGACATCGGAGACGTACGCCACGTCAACAGCAGACTCTCTTACGAACGTGACAGAACAAGGCTCTGCCGCAACGATGACCACGACCGCTTCGACCTCCAGCACCGAGCCTGAACAGGAGGACGATATGACGTACCTCGCGAGCCTCTTCCCGGATCTTGACCTCTTCGACGACCCCACGCCATACGGCACTTCAACGCCCCCCTCGGTGCAAACGACGACCCCGGCCGCGGACGCGCCGACAATGCAAAAGCCGAGCGGATACAACATGAGCAAGGAACGTTACTGCATCGCTGCCAGGTACTGCTACAAGGATCTCAACGAGCGCTGCGTTATGCGGCACATGAAGAGCGTGTGCGGGTGCGGCCGAGCCTTCTACAGGAACCCCGAAACACTGGTTTGCGAACGTAAGCTGTTTTGACTTCCACCGCACTTTAAGCTTTCACGTATGCAGCCTGGCAGTATTTCGCCTTCGGCTCTCCTTTGCTCTCGCCTCTTGCTTCATTACAGTATCAATTTTGGATTTTACGACAGTCTGCTTCGACGTTTCGTCTAGTTAAAGTACGCTTTCCTTCTAAATGCATGCAAACACAATACGCTTGTCCTATTACCTGTACTCGAACTTGGGCGCACAAGTATAGTGTTGATTTTCTGTGTAAGTGAAGCGCAAACATGCCCTGACAGCCGCCATGCCACTTCCACTGTCCTCTGCTTGCGTCGGTGTTGTACATCCGCTGCACTCGGCCGCAAAGCTAGCTCTCGTCGCTCCTTGCTTCATCCTGCAGCTCAGCCAACTTAGTCTCTCCTGCACCCATTATCGCACTTCTCTCGCGCACGCCGTCTAAAACTTGACGCGTGTTTACATCGGTCGGTACCATTCCATTTGTCAACATCTTTGCATTTTTGCCTTGCCTCGCAGGGAAGCTGCCGCTGCTCGTCTCTCTCGAACTTCCCGAGCACTCATACGTGCAGGAGGTCGCAGACAAGAAATCCCTCGAGTTCAAGGCGTACGAGTCGGCCGCGCAGCACCTGGTAAGGGAAGAGGCTGAGCCCTTGGCCTTCCCTCCTCTCGCCAGCTACGAGCCCGAGGACCAGGCCTTCCGGAAGTTTTACGAGACAGAGCCTGCTCCCAACGCCACGGAAGTGACGACGGCTTTTGCATTATCTAGCGAGGCTTCTTAAACAACGCTgtccaggtttctttttttttttttcctgccgcaTGTGGCAAGCTCCTAGAGCTGCCACTGTCAAGCGAAATAAACTATCTGGTTATTCTTCACTTTGTTTTGTTGATTGTTGCGCAGTTCTTGCAGATGTTACCGTAACTTTGTTTCAACGGCGAACTTAAGCTCACCTTTCTTCCTGGAAAACTGACACTAAATTCTAGGATGGGCGGTTCCTCCGGAAAGACTCTTCTCAGCCCACTACACGCTTGCTATTCCTTCGCAGATTTGGCGTCTGGTGAAGAGTTCCAAACTGCTCGCCAGCTCCGTTATAGACGTCGAAGTCACGGGCTTCCGTCCAGGGCTGATGGTGCGCAGTAGGCTCGTGGTCATGTCATCCCTGGTGCACAAGCTCGCCGGCAACGTGTCCGGAGCGATGCACCGAGAGATTCAGACGGCCATCGGACGTCACAACTCAACCGGACTCTTCCTGCGGACAGGAAACATGAGGACTGTGGCTGCTGACGTAGGCAAGTTTCTGTTCGTTGCGCGGAATGCGAATAGTGCGACCCGCTGAATTTGTCTTGGTCCTTGAACTTTCTTGGGCGTGACTAATCGTCTCCTGCTGTTGCGTAGTGCCACTAAGGGGGGACGTTCAGATGGGCTGCATCAGTAAATTAGGCTTCGTAAATGGCAAAACTGCCGATCTTGCCTCGAGAGTAGGCTTGGTAAGACTAAGGCTATTGCCGACAATGTCCTAAAGTTCCCCCAACAGTCTACCATGATATCATAAATTTTAAGTCTAGTTGTCTTTGATTGGAAAAGGACTTCACTGGCAGgcggatgaatcggctagccatatacagcttcgctgtaatacgtAACTCTTACCGTGAACGGAGTCTTGGTAAGCCGGAAGATACGTAAGAACGACTCAGAGAAGAAAACGGCGATGACAATCGTCTTTCTTTCagccaccatatatatatatatatatatatatatatatatatatatatatatatatatatatatatatatatatatactctgccACTATCGCGAagcacaaaaaaagcaacaaattcAGTATGCGCAAGGGCACTGAATTGTAATCAATGAGATCGGAAGGCTAATATCCTTTGGAAGGAGTGAAATGGAGGGGAGGCTCATTGATTACAATTTATTGCtcctgcgcatgctgaatttatgttgctttttttttgttcttcccgATAGTGGCATAGTAtgtatatgctgactgaaagaaagacacttggttgttagtcagcgctgtgcccccttgtccctctcttcgtcctgttcGTTTAGCGCCATTTTCTGCTCGCAGCCATGAAACAACCAGCCCAAATGTGTACTCTTCAACAAGACTATCTAAGTTCCCGCGCTCGCTCCTCTTGGCGTCACATTGACAGCGTCTAACCTGGAATAAATTTATACATCAAGAACTTTTATTCATTGTGTACTAAAGGAACCAGACTCGTAAACGGCCCAAACATGCCGTAATCAGCTGAAATCCATGAGGCTGTATACGTACCGGGCCTGCGGTCTGAGTGCGAAATTCAAGAAGTGGCGATTTtgccatttactttcttttcgCTGGTAACTAGCCTTTCTCCACCAAACAAATGCAAGgaattccttgaaaaaaaaaaaaaaactacttgacCAGGCTAAGGTTAAGATTGCCCTCCAGTGTCCCTTAAGTCACTGGCAAAGCATTAGGGTGGCTTTAGGAGCTTCCAGAACTGGTGCTTGTCCTGGCGAAGAAAGTTCGTGGAAATCTCATTGCTGCGGTACTCCTTTTTGCGATATTGTTAATGAAAACGAGAATGCAGAACTACGCGAGAAAATCTAAAACTGCTTCTAAGCATATATATTTCATGAGCAGATGACCTCAGTTCAGCGTACTTCCCAGCGAATGTGACGGGCGTTGCGGATATTCTTGGTCCGGAAGTGCGGTGGCCGTAGTCAGCCACTTAGGACTGGGCATTAGGGAGAGAGATGGGGGATGCATCCCTAAAGTGTGGCGTATGGTTAGGCGGTCGCCACGGGGAAAGTGCTCTCACGCGTTTTCAGCTAGACGTACAGAAAGAATTTCGGGACGGTCATCTGGTTAACCTAAGTTGCAGAAAATGTGGTAGTCTGCAGCTAATTATTCGCGAGTGGTTGTTTCTGTACAGGCCGGACCTTGTGAGCCTTTATCAAGGTGACTAGCCACACAGCGACAACGTACTTCTCTTATAGACCGCACGTATTTTCGCATTAGCCACCCGGTAACCTTTTCTGGCACGCAAACTTAGTCTCTCGTACATAAAAGGCCTATGTTGAGCCCACTGGATTAAGAGCATGGAAGGATGAATGCCTAGAATAGTGGTGTACCTCGTTTACAACGTGTCTCGGCCTCCGTGCATCATCATTCTTGGCACGGTTAGCTAAAGAAACTGCCTGTTGGCAAGTGTTGGCGAAACCGTCATGATCATTGACAAGTCAGGTGAAAAACATATTTATAGTCGTGAGCGTCCGTCAAGCAAAAAATTGACTGATATCTACATCGTTAAATTCTTCATTCTATAAAATATTTCATTGCAACTGATCATTTCTCTTAAACGTGCattgtacagtgctcagcgattcaaaCGTGATACTCTGAGCGCATGGCTGCCGGTGCTTCTCGCGCCACCAGCGGGCATTGGATACACCGAGCTTGTGCATTATGGTATACGACGAAGGCGCTCGTGACGCATTGCGACTGCATTCGGCATTCCCCCTACCCTTGGTAATTACCCAGCCTTCAGCACCGGCCGCCATTCAATCCCGTTATTGCGTTTGAATCGCGCTGATCAGTGTCCGCGTCTGGTTCATGTTCAACAGACTTGTTGTGTACCCAAGTGATCGGCGTCTCGCGTTGCAGCCGTCAACCCGTGCGAGGATCGCGATTCCAACTACTGCAGCCCTTACGCCATCTGCACGTACCGGAAGCACGACTATGGCATGAGCTGTCGCTGTCTTCCTGGATACGCGGACGTGTCTCCCGACACTGGGCGCCATCCCGGAGAACTCTGCTTTTGTAAGTGACGCACGGAAAGTTCTTACTTGTGAGTGCCTGAGCGGTGTGTGGCAACAAATGTCTTGCACGTCATTTTACTCATCACGCAGCCATATGCGAGCCCGGTCACTGCCAGAACAACGGAACGTGCAAAAGCCTCTCCTTTGGAATAGAATGCGAGTGAGTTCAGCGCATGCTTGTTCCTGTGACCACCTTGTGTCGGTTGAAAACCGTTTACGAAGTGAAGAGTGAAGCTCGGCGTTCATCAATATGCATAACGAGTTCTGTCTGTAGCTTTAATTGGAACGTGCGAATTCAAATTCCTATAACGCGCCCCTTTCCGTATCGCGCTGTTATCCAGAGTCGCCAAAAATGGAGAAATAGATCATAGAGGCTCCTATAGATAATAGATGCTCCTCCAGATAAATTATACCTGATTACCCATCTCGTACTTCAATTAATTTGCTGACAGTGTCTTAACACTTGTGgctgtttatctttttttttctatacataGATGTCGAGACTGGTATATCGGAAATCGATGCCAATTCCAAATGAAGCGTAAGTCATGCGTGCGTACGAGGCTTCGCGACTCGCTTTTAGTGACGGTGCCTGTTCTCTCGCAGAAATCATAATCATCGTGGTGGTTGTGGCAGCGGTGCTTCTCACGGTGGTCGGAGTTACATTTCACAAGTACTGGAGAAAAGGGTACGTCACAAGAGCTATACACAAAACGAGGCGCTATCCTGACGTATTCCAATGCATCTGGCGCGGCATCTTAAGTGACCACCGAATTAGATGATGCAAACGAGCAGCGCTTGCGCGTATCTTCGTTGCTTCGCCCCATCGTCTGGAATGTTCGTAAGACTCGTAAATATTGCCAGAGATTGCTCCAAACCATTGGAGGCTACGACTACAAACTGTGACGCAGATAGCTTACATAAGCACAAAGGGGTGCCTTACATAGGCACACCTTTGCTTTACCAGGTTAGACTCGCAGGCAAGGCTTGACAGTTTCAGATTAGCGGATGCAGGTGCCTTGTACTCCGCTTGCGTACGCAAATCTCTTCAGTCCCAGCGAAAACACGAGCAGTCCTTGGATTCTCTGGTAAGCAAGCCGCTTCCGTCCCCTAATATCAAAACTCTACTGCTTCAAGTTTGCAGTACGAAGCGAGCTATTGAAGTAAAAATTCAGTAAACCTAGCGTAGCGAAAACCTCACGGACTCTCTCATTTATTTCCTTCAATCTTCCTTGAACTAAAAGGAGCGTAACGGCCGGCTCGCACGCAAGCTTAACGCTTGTAAGCGAGGCCTGGAAGTCTCGTGGGAAAGCATTCTTGCTCagaattaaacaaacatgaaaagCTTAAATCACACACTCGCGTGTTGAAATAAGGTAATGTATAATGCAATCCTAAAAATCGTAAATAAGGCAGATGCAAGGAACCTTCGATTGCGCTCTGAAATTCCTACGGGCCTTTATGGGGTTTGTTTCCGCAGCGGGAACGAGTTGTTCGCGCATTATGTGACACTATATACATACTATGCTTGCGTGTAAATCTGTTCAAGTTGTTTACCTTTCTCGATGCCTCCCGTCGTTCAGGCGCCTCCAGAGTTGCAACAACCAGGTGTGCCGCATGTTGATCATGGAGCCTGCCAAGAGGAGCTCGGCCAAGAGGCACCTCGACACCAAGCTGTCTGCTCGGCAACCACTTAGCGGTGGCCTTCACCAGCGCGCGTCCCCCTGCGTCTCGCCCGGTAGCGATAGCCTGCACTCTGCCTTCTCCAAGAGTCTCGAGGGCGCCCTGTCTCCGGTGGAGATATCCGTCATCTCCAAGTGAACACGAGACCATGTTCGCGCACTTCCAGGGGTGTACACGTGGACACTTCTTTTTAGATTTCTAACTTTTcctcacacattttttttaaagcacgcGCCGCGGTTTTAAGGCACTAATGTAATTCGACCTGCGTCGGGCACTCCGACGCTGCACAAGGTCTCCTCTTTGGTTCTGCGCCTGTCATTGCGCAGCGGAATAAAGTATGCAGATCGTACACGTTGAAGGCAGTGTTTCAATTAAACCTTATTGCGGTGGAGGAGGATTGCTTGCTGCAGGTGGACGCAGCCACGCGAAAAAAGCTACCGGCAATCGCTCCGCCCGCGCTCAGCTTAAGTACTGTAGGGCCCGAAGTTCGTCACATATGGTCGCACAAAGGTAGCTGATGGCGCAATGGAATACTAATGGCGAGGACTGACTTGGGCCTGCGCTCAACAGGATGGCGCAGCATCAATTTCGTGTCGCCCTACTATGAAACCCACACGGTCCACCATTCCCTGCCCAGTTTGAAACGGGTTGCCACGAGCAGCCCCTCAAGTGAAAGAAGTCGGCGCACTATTAAAGATTCAATAAGCCTAATACCTCTGTCACACGAGCACGCAAGAACCGTTACGTGAGCGGTCTTTTGCCAAGCTGAAATAGTTTTTAATGAAATTTCGCGCAGTAAACACGTCACCAACGACCTCTTTTTTAGTGTTTCCTTCTGGATACGCTGCCGAAAGCGAGGGGCTAGCGTTTGAAACAAAATCGGCCAACATAAACGGATGGATGTGGAATAAACCGAAAAATTATCGTGTTGCACTCTTTTCAAATGTAACAACGCCAGATTAAGCACCGTTAATGTTTCGTCTGTGCAGCTCGCGTCTGTAAGTGTCACCACGTGACATCCCCGACCCGTTCGACCTGCTTACGAGAGTACAGAAGAAAATGTGCATAACTGGGTTGACTACACCTGCAACACATACAATTGTTTCATGATGAGCCTAGGCCACACAAAAATGCGTATTTGCTTATATAACTGCTGGCGCCCACCGGTTTCGAGGCTACTCATTTTCGGCTGTAAAACGGATCGACAAATTCCGCTTCCAGAAAAGACCGCTTCTGAAAAAGATCGCTTACTATCGTGTGCCTGCGGGCGAAACTCTTTCGAGGGAAGCCTTTTTACTCAAGACTTTTGAGCGTTATCAGGCCCTGTTGACGCCGACACCGTATATTCTGCTACACGAGACCCGATGGAAAACAATGGTGGGCCGATCCTGGCGTCAGggcagagcaatggctcatacacgtaagcaaggaaaaagaggtttgagtttccgcataacagaattGTTTTATCGTGTATTCAAATCGCAATCCGGCGTTATCATATATGTAGGTTGCGTGTAACTGGCACTTTGCGAATTTTCTGACTCATTTtacattgagaaattcaattagttcagtaacgcgtctgcgccacgtggagggcctgcgtggttgtggttgtTCGGGATTTTTCGACGGACAACGACGAAGaaaccggattttctgcgacccgGGGCACTTAACGCCATCGCATGAATATGTTAACTGGCTCACCGACTACTGGCGCAAATAAACTATCCCTGGCCATGGCGGGCGCTCGCCACACGCATTTCCCACGGCACTCCGCAGCAGTCTCTCGTAGCAGTCGAACCGTTGATTCCTTGTGAAGCGCTGACCATGAAGGCTTCATTTCCACGTGCATTCTGTCACGTGACGTACCGTCCGCTGTAGTGCGCATG
Coding sequences within:
- the LOC126540757 gene encoding uncharacterized protein; translation: MSVHQGTATLWLLLTFLGAIASGKNASLTSPPVHNATMTVVPKLTTSFRAPSRSYPATATGAGVTATPTVSSKSSQGAKRTAPPLVVTTTPHTATRETQEAASVETFVMPSVEGLVKGEIRSSIESGATPAGDVAVRTPALASAVSFADATSETSTTSETYATSTADSLTNVTEQGSAATMTTTASTSSTEPEQEDDMTYLASLFPDLDLFDDPTPYGTSTPPSVQTTTPAADAPTMQKPSGYNMSKERYCIAARYCYKDLNERCVMRHMKSVCGCGRAFYRNPETLVCERKLPLLVSLELPEHSYVQEVADKKSLEFKAYESAAQHLIWRLVKSSKLLASSVIDVEVTGFRPGLMVRSRLVVMSSLVHKLAGNVSGAMHREIQTAIGRHNSTGLFLRTGNMRTVAADVAVNPCEDRDSNYCSPYAICTYRKHDYGMSCRCLPGYADVSPDTGRHPGELCFSICEPGHCQNNGTCKSLSFGIECECRDWYIGNRCQFQMKQIIIIVVVVAAVLLTVVGVTFHKYWRKGRLQSCNNQVCRMLIMEPAKRSSAKRHLDTKLSARQPLSGGLHQRASPCVSPGSDSLHSAFSKSLEGALSPVEISVISK